Part of the Periophthalmus magnuspinnatus isolate fPerMag1 chromosome 23, fPerMag1.2.pri, whole genome shotgun sequence genome, tgaaAACGTTTGCTATAATTGTAGGTTTTGTGGTTGCTTAGTGCATTGAAAACAATAAGGGCGCCCTAGGGAAACAGGAAActgttaaacataaaaaatttcCTGCAACTACTCCTATACACGGAAAGTATGGAATGTTACTGTAAAGGTTTGTTGACCAAGAGTGTTTTGGTGAATGTTAATCTGTCTCTTATAGAGGTTGTcctaaattattttaaaaaattgatCAAACCTTATTCCTATGTGTGTTAGATGTCTCTAATGTTCCCAAAGTGTGTAGGTTTTGTGAAGCCTCCTGATTGTACACTTATTACACACATCTGGGTCTAATTAGCATACCTGTTCCATGCAGTTCACCTGTACGCCCCGCCCCCTCGCCCTGCGATGATTGAGTGTGTGATGTCGTAGTCCAGTCATTAGTGAGGTCAGTCCCCATGAGAACACTGTCAGTTGTGGCTCTCACACTGCTGCATTGTCCCTTGTTTTAAACCAGGAGTAATAATAAGGAATGTGTTTTTTCTCACCGTTTCCTGACTGCCACCAGGTCTTAAGGCGATTATGAGCGAATGTGGTGACAACGTTTTCGATGGTGTGGCTAATGGGGTTGGTGTGCTCATTGTACATCAGTCTGGAATCACACTTAAAGCATTTCTTCTCCTcctacaaaaagaaagaaaactcaGTGTTCAAGGAgacataatttaaaaatgtatttttatgagtttttaaccatgctgTAACAGTTGTAACGTATGCTATAcatgatatatttatttttttactattgcaTTTTTGAGGCTTGAATGCTTACGTCACCTACTCCCTTTCCCCGCCCACAACTCCGTACTTTTGTGTAGTTATAAAACATAAGCATTCAAAAATATTGTGTAGCTACTAAAAAAAGAGAATACACATAGGCTACATGAAAATTTGGCATTACGAAGAGGCAGGGGctctcagttctgcagttttaaacaggaagtcaatggtcCCATGACTAATAGTAATGCAGTTTAACGAtgatcattaaaatataaaatgtcaaCGTAAAACAATGATCTATGTATGTTAGGGTTTATTACTATGtaccagaaaataaataatattaggcctatcacaataacacattttgaagtgtcatctattgcaaaagaaaatatagacgataaataaTCCTATTGAAACTAATCTATGCCACTGAAAAAAGCAGGATTATCCCAAAGCacttttctaaatgtacaatactgtTAAACGAAACATGAGCTGTacaaaataaatagcagaatgaaactcttTTGTAGTTAGCACACATCTAggatgagtcatagaagttatttattcaaccttctttggcgaaatgggaaaaaaataaggCAGGGAATAAGCAGTGTAGCTCTAttacttcacaaaaaataatgaatagtAAATAAACCTACTAGCACCATCAAGATCCTGCTACTACTATATAATACTTTTCAGACAAAGCTTTCAGGACAGTTGTGGTCAGGTTAATGGTGTTTATATGAGGTTGCCGGTGCTCTCGCTCATGCTGTCATGGGGCTTAGTTTCTCAACAGATGGTTtggcaaacacacaaactataCTCCAGTTctcacacacatctgcacacagtCTTAAATCATGGACATACaatgtgtgaataaacaagAATTTCCCAGTTTGACCCAGTCTGTgccaaatacattaaaatgtgaCTAAGTTGGACTATTTCTATTGACTTCCTGCTTTTCATACTTGCTTATCTCCAGAGCAGAAAATGCATTAATGTGTGTCCATGATTTCATAAGGAGTCCATTCACACAGCCAGGCCGCCAAAGGGTGTTAGATAAAAAGAGAATCTCCCTTCTTCAACCCCTGATCAGCGCACACAGACAGGGCAGGGATTGTGAGGCATACAGCTCTTTATTGTGGATGGGAATGCTTACTCCCACTCATCGAGACAACAGGCAGATGCTGTGCAAATGAATATAATGTAGCTGGCTGCAAAAACGTGCTAGTTAATCTGACATTTTAGCAAACAGAATGTGGAAAATCTggaatgtgtatatatatgtatatatacatatatgtgacAACCATCGTGtttcaatactcaatactagCACATCCTCATTTATCTAACCAGTAGGCCTACTGCAGTTAATTCAGAACACATGACTAACATGGTTACTGTTCTCAAGCTCCTCTTTACACATTGGAGTGGCATCATGATCTAGTATCCCATAGGCTTGATGTGTTTGTACTAACAGTATAAAAGAACTGCATGTTTGTTGTTGCTGAAACTTAAACAAGAGTAAGTTTAAATGATTACCTCCAGATGTCCCACAATACAGAAGTGCTCTGGATGCTGCAGGCCACAGGTGGATGAGGAGGTGAGTTTGTGAGCTCTGCCGATCAGGAGGTCACCTGTGGCAGGGTAACAGCTTCCCTCCGTGCACACATCTGCAAACTCTGGAAGTTGGGCCCAGGCTGGGCACCACAGCACTGAAAGTAACACCAGTGTTAATATATGTCTGTTATTACAGTGCTTTGGgagaataaatacagaaatgaagCCTTCTAAAAGCATCCATATGACTCAAGACTGAACCATTTTTGCTTTGTACTTTTAAATTGCATTCACGTGAATTTAATTTGTGGCAGCAAAAAATGTATGCTTATGACAGTCTAAAGATATCATACTGTAGGCCTGGTCTTTTCTGATTAGGGCAAAATAACAGGCAGATGTAAATGTGGTACAATTATTTTTGATAGTTACTTCAATGCATAATGACGTCTGTCAAAAAGATTCACATAAGCTTCTGACGGCAAAAGCATTTAAGAAAACTCACCAAAGGTTAGAAGCTGAAGAAGAAGCATCTCCGGGTATGGAGATTTGCGGATCCCTGGTCTTGGAGCCGGTGGATCCCACAGCGATGTGTTTCTGTAAGTGAAGTCAAAAAGAGTTGACTTGCAGAATAGTCCCAACTTTCAGTCCCCATCCCACCCCGATCCCACCGACCAGCCATACCCCGCCTTTCTCTAGTAGCGCATTGATTCCAATGAGAGGGAACCATGTGCACCCTCTACTGGAGGTTTGACAGATAGGACTTTTTATAATAATgaatactgtattttcaaaGAAAATTTGGCCTGTAAACTATTGGCATGTTGCTTATACAAagtcaaaaatattttaataattaaaatgacaattttATATCTACAAACCATTATTGCAAATTAATCTTTGTAAATGTCATGTTGTTGTGCGTGACAACACCTTATACTGCAAAAATACATATCTACACTGTATAGTAAAATGTAGCatgtttccatttatttttcagacTTGAAATAGGGACTGTAGGAACGGTTCATTTGCTGGATGCTAGTCGGTCCGTTTACAAGCACGGACCGGAAGTAGCGTGGGGTTGCAACTTTTACTTACCTCAGTTTTGGTAagtttttaacatatttattcatcCTGCCTTTATAACTGTTCGCGTACAAACGAATTTAAATCATGCGTTCATGTTTCGGTTGAGGGGCTAATAAAATATCCTGACATTACACggatatttttcttttggagTGGTGGCGGGAGATTGCTGCTTCAGTTTCACTGATGTGTTTCATCCATGTGATAACAAATGAATAATCACGCCTGTGCTTTTTGCCATCTCTTTGTTAGCTCACTTTTTAATTGATTCTAtaagtgtgttttctgtctaGATTGGACCATTTTAAGTCaattttgcctaaaatgttaaGAAGAGCAACTACACAGGTTTGGGCATCgcttttaaaattatttgtgTGAAACGTATTTCTttgaaaagttgtatttttctcAACTGTCTCTATAGATCATAAGACAGGTGTTGAGGCACAGTAGCACAGACCCAAGCCTCATTCTTGAAAGATGTAAGTACATATTTTGTAATGTGACTGATGtaggatttattattattatttaacctacattataataattaatttaacttTATTCAGCAATTAATCGTGTGCAGCTTTTGGGCCGAGTTGGGCAAGACCCAGTAATGAGACAAGTTGAAGGTCGGAATCCTGTCACAATCTTCTCAGTAGCGACCAATGAAATGTGGCGCTCTGGAGAAGGAGAAATGAACCCAGGATCAGGTAATCTAGCCAAAGACTTATTTAGAGAAGTTATTTAACAGTTACACATGGTTGTAATGGTAAACACTGGGGCAattgtggctcagtggttgaaGGTCAGAGGATATGCTTCGAAAAGCAtatactgttgctgtgtccttaggcaagatatTTCACTCACGTTGCCTAGCATGAGTGTGGTGTGTGAGATTGTACAAATTTTCAGTTTCCCTTCAGTCAGCTCACCTTAGGGCAGCTGTTATTGgtaaattttatttgtaatttaatCTTTTAATTTCTTACTTAGTGCCACTAGATGGCGTGACTGGGAGTTTCATAATTGATAGATGTTTGTGAATGATCGTTTGTAGATTACAAATTTTGTTGTTATGGTGTGTCGTTGATGGATGAGCATTTTTAATAGTCTTAATGTATCTGTTTCCTTTTAGGGGATATCAGTCAAAAGACAACCTGGCaccgtgtgtctgtgtttaaacCCGGTTTGAGAGATGTAGCATACCAGTATGTCAAAAAAGGGTATGTACGAACTCTACAGAAACGCATACTAATTTATAAATGTGTGCCAATGCACAAAACAGTGGACACCTGCATCAACACACAATGTACCTAATGTTTGCATTCCATCCCAATGTTAAGTCTCACTCAAAAACAGTTTCTACAATATTCTAAGAAGCATCATGTAGTTCTTTAGAGGTTGCAGTGGTGTAGTAGTGTGTTAAGAAATCTCATAGCAGGCTCAAGAATATACTGTCcgtctttattttactttaattgtaaaaataacactaACTGAGCAAATTGatgattttttgtaatttacagCTCCAGGGTTCTTGTTGAAGGAAAACTTGACTATGGAGAGTATGTGGATAAAAACCAAGTCAGACGTCAGGCAACAACCATTATTGCAGGTTTGGAAAATGCCCTTACATTGAACCTTATTTAGATTTCTCAATTAGACATATACATGGCCTTAACTGAATCTCtatttctctccacagataaCATTGTTTTCCTCAGTGACAACATTAGAGACAGGACTTGATCTTGCGCTTCATGAGAAGCCTCAAGTAGGACCCAAGTGCCATGGAGAAGGCACATCTCAAAGAACTTATATTACTTACACATTTGAAGATCCACTTATTGTTGCGTAAATACCATCTATGATTATGCTAAAAGATCATATATcctctttaatgttttatgtaaaaTGGTGTATGGTGGTTGCTCTTCAAGCAGTCACACAAACAAAGCAGTCTGCATGTCCTCTGTGAATCAGGTTCTCTTTTGGTACCCCAGATTCTCCCACCACCAAAGACCTGCATATGTTTGCGAATGAGAGGGATTGGTTGTCTGTATGACCAGCCTTCTGCCTACTCACATACTGGAAATGGCTCCAACACTTGTGCCCTTTTAaatgggaaaagaaaaaaatgtttgggGAAAACTACTTTCATAAACTTTGTTTTGTAATGGGCATcccattctaaaaaaaaaaaaaaaaggatttttcAGTGAAGGGACAGTCTGagaaatttaaatgaaaaaaggcTGTTGTTCTTTTCGGCTACAAGACTGGAAAGTTGCCTCTGTTCTAGGACTGTGTCCTATATTGTTTTCACCATGTTGTTAAATTTaggttattttctgttttttattttactgcttTTCCTTTTCATCTTATGAGCGGTGGTAAATTGTTCATAATAAAGTTTTAGTATGCGAgttatcttgttttttgttgtttttgggttgttttgttttgttttttttacatgtattgatatatttataaatattttggtCTTAGTAATAACAAAGTTGCGTTTTAAGGAAACTGACTTTACCCTGCGTCCATCTTTAAAAGACAACCTACAGTACTTTAAAGGTATTCTTGGCCTAAATTGATTGGTTCAGATAAGCTTTCACCTAGTTTCTCATTGGTTTGGTGAGATGTCTGTCAAAGGCCTCGCGATGCTCTGAATGGGTTTTTGAAAACGGAAGCTGGCGATTGGTGGACCAGAGGATGTAGGCGGGGCTAACATGTTCATTCCCTGTATCCCGAagaaacttttatttttcaaaactaCTGCAGGGGACGGATTAGGATTTCATATTCTTACAATAATCCATGGACATAGGCCTCGTTTACgaaataacaaaaattaaatacaaacgTTGCAAGCTGTAGACGACTTGTAGAATTCAGTACCATGGTTTCACGTATGCCTATTCATGCACCTTTGTAGTGTATCATAGCATCTGATAGCTGATAGATCAAGATTGTAGTTTATACTTTAATTCCGATTTGGGTTGCTACGGGTTCGCTCCATGGTTCGCTCCATGGTTCGCTCTCCTCCCGTGCGTCGAGGCCCCTCCCATAAATTCCTGCCTGTCTGGTGTGAAGGAGGAGGAATGAAGAGTAAAGAAGTCAGTCCGTGGACCCACAACCAAAGAGGAGATGACAAACAATAACAACCACAAAACTCAATCCAAGCTCTTCAAATTATACTTTAACGTGTTTTGTTCTCTATGACCAGCTCTGCGTCACGACGACGACTTGTGCgtgcgtttttttgttttttcagactAGTTGGAAAAGTTTTTGTTACTCTTTAGGGGCTTTCTTTTGTACCCTGGGCTTTGAAATACGTGATATTTGATATAACTTCAGTCACATAACAAGACAACATCTAAAAAGGGCTGCCATGGAGATGCTGGACAGTGGTGAGCCGTTTTTACACTGGGAAAGGAACCTGAGTGAACTGTCTGAAGCCGGAGACATAGACTGTGCGCTCTACACCAACGTAAGTAGGCTATATATAAAACTTCACTCCCAAATTAAAAGTTGTGAAGTTAGTAGGCTACATGTGTTTGTAGGTATCAGGTTTAAAAGATTTGGATGTGGTTTATCGGACCATAACAGTGGGGGGTAACTATAGTCTGTTAGAGGGAGTGCACCCTGCTCTCCACTAGGAACTTGAGACTTGGGGTCCAGGATGCAACAGGTAGCATCTGTAAGCATACATCAGGCTTCAAACATGCACTTTCTCGATTAGAACTACTTtgatatgtaaaataaaataagcctATATCTCTGACACGTTAAGTTTTGTTGGCCTATGGATATGTTATCAGTAAGCCTATTTGAGACTGATACTCtactgtttttttcttatttcttccTGATGTTGCTCTCTGGTAACCCTATTATAAACTATTCATGTATCAAAATGTACAAAGTTTAAACCTATATGCAACTGGAATCAGAGTTAAAACTTTCCCAATTATTATTTGTTCTTCATAACACTGATTTTtgcctcctactactactaataataacagtaataaaaatagCATACAGTCCTTAACTGtttcttatgttattttccaATAGATTATTTTCCACTAGTTGAAGAAacctttttgcatttattatgtAACCTGAAATATTTCCTCCAGCCATATGGTTTTCAGGACTGCAGTGTCGGCCAACTGTGAGTTggtg contains:
- the ssbp1 gene encoding single-stranded DNA-binding protein, mitochondrial; translation: MLRRATTQIIRQVLRHSSTDPSLILERSINRVQLLGRVGQDPVMRQVEGRNPVTIFSVATNEMWRSGEGEMNPGSGDISQKTTWHRVSVFKPGLRDVAYQYVKKGSRVLVEGKLDYGEYVDKNQVRRQATTIIADNIVFLSDNIRDRT